The genomic interval ACGCTGTCCGCGGCAGTGCGGGCGGAAGCGGGCGTGCGCCGAGGCGCCGCCCGAACCTGACCCACCATCACTGGCTGGCGACGACGACGAGGCGCTTGATCTCGCCGCGCTGATAGGCCTGCAGGAACTTGTTGTAGTCCCGGAAGGAGACGCAGCCGTTGGAATCGCCGCGCGGCCCGAGCATGTAGCTGTGCGCGAGCAGGCCGACCCGGCCGTGCACGGCGCCGATGCCGCCGACCGGGGTGAGACGCAGCGCTCGCACACCGTGGAACAGCGATTCGCGCTCGCTGAGCGCGTAGGTATGCGGCGGGGTGGCGCCGCGCATCTTGACGTTCACCTGGCGCGGATCGTCGCGCATGGTGCCCATGCCCGAATGAGCCTCCAGCCGCTCGCCATTGGGCAGGTACACGGTGCGGGCGCTGATGTCGTAGACGGCGGTGCCGTCGCCGGCCGCCGGCGCGGAGCTCCGCCCTCCGAACAGCCTCTCGAAGAAGCTGCGATTGTCCGCCTGGACCGGCGGGGCCGGTTGCTGCACCGGCTGCACCGGTTGCGGGGCCGCCACCCGCATGCGGTGCCGCGGCTGCGGCCCGGCCATGCGCGGGCGTTCCGGGACGACGGTCGAGGGCGCGTTCACGGGCCGCGGCGCCGGCAGGGGAATGGCTGGCGCCGGCGCCTCGAGAACCGGTCGCTCCACCGGCAGCGGCACGGACGGCGCGACGGTTTCGATCGTCGCATCGTCGGGTTCCGCGTCGGGCGCCGCCGGCTCTTCGGCTGGCACCCTGTCGGCGCTCTCCGGCGCCGGCACGGGGAAATCCGGGCTCTCGCGCTCGTTCGCCGGCGGGAAGGACAGGCTGGCGAGGATCAGCCGGCCGGGCTCGAGCGTCCGGCCCGGCTCGCGCCGGACTTCGGCGAGGGCAGCCTGCCAGGCCATGCCGGATGTCGGGCGCAGGCCGGCATAGAGCGGATGGCTGTGCGCCATCGAATGCCGCACGAAGCCGCCGAGCAGCCCGGGTTCCATCAGCGCATCGCGCCAGCGGCCGGCCACGAAGTCGACCCGCGCCACGGCGAAGGAGAAGCCGGGATCGAGGAGCCGGCCGTTCCCGCCCGCGAGCGGATCGGGCGCCAGCGCCGGACGTGGAGCCGGGGCGGTCGCGACGAGGCGCGCCAGCCTGTCGCCCTGGCTGGCGAGGCCGGCCGCGACCGCAAGGCCGAGGGCGACGATCGCCGCCGTCGTCCGCCAGGGAAAACGGCTCTGTGGCGTGTCGATCTCGGGAATCGAGGCGAGGACTCGCGGCTGTGGGGCCTCGGAGCGCGGCTGCGGCGTCCTCGGATAATCCACACGCCGGGTGCGTGCATATTGCAGGGGGCGCTCGGCGGGGCCGGCCGCGACCGGTCGGCCGCTCGGCCGAAGCGATCGTTGGTGCTGTGAAGCGCCGATGTCCGCCAGCGTCGACGAGGCACGCGCCCGGCCGATCACGACCGAAGCAACATCCTCATTCCTGCTTGGCACGGTGCTGCGCGTGTCAGGCAATGGCTCGTAGTCTCCGGCACCGATTTTTATGAGCGCCAGGCGCTCTTTGTCTCACCGGTTCCCTGCGGGGCCGAAACGCGGGGCGGTGACGCAGTCCGAAGCGTTTAAGGCTGGCAATTGCGACGCTATCGTGGCGCCACTGTCAAGTCGGCGCGCCCGTCGCCCACAGGAATTGGCGGAGATGTTGGAATCGGGCAACGCTGCCCGCATCGTGCCGGCGGCTGCGTCGATGGGCAGCGACGGTGGTCTGCGATCGTTCGTCGCGCCTCATGCCGAAGTCGCGGCACCCCTCCGGCGAGCGGCCAAGGCCTCCCGCCGGGGGCGCCGATCGAGGACGCCGGCGGCACCGCCCGGGGTTCGATCGAGAGGTTGGTCCATTAAGTCTTGGCGGTCGATGCATCGCCTCGGCGGCCCGGGTGCCGGGCCGTGTCTCGATCAGGTCAAGACGCTAACGGGCAAGCGCATCTCGCGCCAGTCCGACCGTCAGAGAGCCGAGGAACAACAATGAGGCGCCGACCACCAGGGCTCCGGAAAAAAGAGCGAACGTATCGGGAAATGCCACCGATTCCGATTGTGATGGCGAAGCGAAAACCTCGACATATTTTTGTTGACGCGCCGACTCGACCCGAGCGTCCTCGAGGGATGACCGAGCAGCATAAAGATTCTTCTCTGCAAAATCTGCATTCGCCTTGAGCTTTTCGAACTGCATCAATTGCCCAGCCTGCGAATTGTTCAAACCTGCGAGCCGGTCGCGGATGGATCGTTCCTGCTCCATCAGAGCCGCGATCTGACCCTGGATCGCCCGTTGCCGCGGGCTCGTGTCGCTGCCGAGGCCGACGAACTGGGCGAGGTTGACGCGAGCCGTGGCAATCGACGTCTCGATCTGTCCCAGAATCGTGTTCAGCATCTGTATGCTGGCGACCGGGTCGACGTTTCCGTTCTTCGTCTGCCAGTCGGCCAAAGCCGTCCGTGCATCTGAGAGCTGGTCTTCTGCCTGCTTGACTTCGTTTTCCATCAGGCGAAGCCAGTCCCGGCGAGATCTCACGTTCATCTTATCCAGGAATGTCTCGGAAATACTCAAGAGATTTGATGCCATCGTCTGCGCGTCCGCCGGCGAGTAGGCGTAGACCCGCATGGCGACCGTCTGCTCCAACAGATTGAAGCGCAC from Labrys wisconsinensis carries:
- a CDS encoding DUF2778 domain-containing protein, whose amino-acid sequence is MDYPRTPQPRSEAPQPRVLASIPEIDTPQSRFPWRTTAAIVALGLAVAAGLASQGDRLARLVATAPAPRPALAPDPLAGGNGRLLDPGFSFAVARVDFVAGRWRDALMEPGLLGGFVRHSMAHSHPLYAGLRPTSGMAWQAALAEVRREPGRTLEPGRLILASLSFPPANERESPDFPVPAPESADRVPAEEPAAPDAEPDDATIETVAPSVPLPVERPVLEAPAPAIPLPAPRPVNAPSTVVPERPRMAGPQPRHRMRVAAPQPVQPVQQPAPPVQADNRSFFERLFGGRSSAPAAGDGTAVYDISARTVYLPNGERLEAHSGMGTMRDDPRQVNVKMRGATPPHTYALSERESLFHGVRALRLTPVGGIGAVHGRVGLLAHSYMLGPRGDSNGCVSFRDYNKFLQAYQRGEIKRLVVVASQ